One Lentimicrobium sp. L6 DNA segment encodes these proteins:
- a CDS encoding PepSY-associated TM helix domain-containing protein, with translation MFKFFKKYHKWLGLIFALFLIIYSLSGIVLNHRDLLSGVDVSRKLMPKSYTYKNWNLGALRGSEQIGTDSILLYGNMGLWLANGDLNNLRSFAEGLPEGMDNRKVFKIYKSHKGNLYLASLRGAYSWNNGVKEWKKIPIEIEDERFVDITERNGEIIFLSRSFLFKGIDNPEQLKFEKIQLQNPAGYDNKIGLFKTLWFIHSGEIYGHWGKLLVDLLGVVFILLSLGGVIYFFMPRRIKKKHQQGESIEQLKGFHKWNIRWHNKLGYWFIFFLLITTITGIFLRPPGLIFIASSKVGKIPYTSLATSNAWFDKLRAIDYNEERGVYILLTDERAFELDKEMELAPMAFEFQVPISIMGVTVFERISTDTYLVGSFAGLFEWNPRRGILNDFQHQRPYVPVQTMGPPIENSSISGWVVNTQGEAFYTDYDFGIKGINPEWQTPEMPQIIKESPISLWNLALEIHTARYFSFIFGIGYILIVPIVGFATIFILISGLVVWWKKYKGS, from the coding sequence ATGTTTAAATTCTTCAAGAAATATCATAAATGGCTAGGGCTGATATTCGCCCTTTTCCTTATCATATACTCCCTTTCTGGCATTGTTTTAAACCATAGAGATTTACTTTCTGGTGTTGATGTGAGTAGAAAACTCATGCCCAAAAGCTATACCTATAAAAATTGGAATTTAGGAGCTTTACGTGGAAGCGAACAAATAGGCACCGACAGCATCCTTCTTTATGGGAATATGGGCCTTTGGTTGGCCAATGGGGACTTGAACAATTTGAGAAGCTTTGCTGAAGGATTACCTGAAGGCATGGACAATAGAAAGGTTTTTAAAATCTATAAATCGCATAAAGGGAATTTATATTTGGCCAGCCTCAGGGGAGCTTACTCATGGAATAATGGAGTAAAAGAATGGAAGAAAATACCCATTGAAATTGAAGATGAAAGATTTGTGGACATCACCGAAAGAAATGGTGAAATTATCTTTCTGAGTCGTAGCTTCTTATTTAAAGGCATAGATAATCCTGAGCAATTAAAATTTGAAAAAATCCAATTACAAAATCCAGCTGGATATGATAATAAAATTGGACTATTTAAAACCCTATGGTTTATTCACTCTGGTGAAATTTATGGTCATTGGGGGAAATTACTCGTCGACCTTTTGGGTGTGGTTTTTATATTATTGAGCCTTGGTGGGGTCATTTACTTCTTTATGCCACGAAGAATTAAAAAGAAACACCAACAAGGGGAATCTATCGAGCAACTCAAAGGGTTTCATAAGTGGAATATCCGCTGGCATAATAAACTCGGCTACTGGTTTATCTTCTTTTTATTGATTACCACCATTACAGGGATTTTCCTCCGTCCACCCGGATTAATATTTATAGCCTCCTCCAAAGTGGGCAAAATTCCATATACCTCATTGGCCACTTCTAATGCTTGGTTTGATAAACTCAGAGCTATCGATTATAATGAAGAAAGAGGAGTCTATATCCTATTAACAGATGAAAGAGCCTTTGAGCTGGACAAGGAAATGGAGTTGGCGCCTATGGCCTTTGAGTTTCAGGTTCCCATTAGCATCATGGGAGTTACTGTTTTTGAGAGAATATCAACAGACACCTATTTAGTAGGAAGTTTTGCCGGTTTATTTGAGTGGAATCCAAGAAGAGGAATCCTCAACGATTTCCAACACCAAAGGCCTTATGTTCCGGTACAAACCATGGGGCCTCCAATAGAAAACAGCAGTATTAGTGGCTGGGTGGTAAATACCCAAGGTGAAGCCTTTTATACGGATTACGATTTCGGAATTAAAGGAATCAATCCTGAATGGCAAACTCCAGAAATGCCTCAGATTATTAAAGAATCACCCATCTCTTTATGGAATTTGGCCTTGGAAATTCATACTGCACGCTACTTTAGCTTTATCTTTGGAATAGGCTATATCCTTATTGTACCTATAGTTGGTTTCGCAACCATATTTATTCTTATTAGTGGATTGGTAGTTTGGTGGAAGAAGTATAAAGGGAGTTAA
- a CDS encoding TRM11 family methyltransferase encodes MNRYLILQNPGHNRVYYNLSGELALAELKIATRRLEATCEEIDIVNIKGIRYISFTTKDEITDYDLQVLSRLSFVFAIFKDHDKESDCLIPISKYEFEYVDQKISSLLKYPGKTNELFTKMMINVALLSSDFDYRDQIRLLDPVAGRGTTLFEAVVYNFEPMGIEIDSKSTHACEVFFKKFLEEEKYKHQSNSRRIYGKNKSEAIMVREFEYAKSKQEFKEKSSRRKLGIVNGRSQDAAKYFKKESFHVIVGDLPYGIAHGNAVAQKSNSITRNPYQLLIQCLPGWSQILKPGGTIVLAWNSFVVSKHKLSEVFVENGFEVLNDEPNLQFEHMVDKSIKRDIIIAKKPRVST; translated from the coding sequence ATGAATAGGTATTTGATTTTACAAAACCCAGGGCATAATAGGGTTTATTATAATCTGTCAGGGGAATTGGCTTTGGCAGAATTAAAGATAGCAACAAGAAGATTAGAAGCAACTTGCGAAGAAATAGATATAGTAAATATCAAAGGTATTCGCTATATTTCTTTCACTACCAAAGATGAAATCACAGACTACGATTTACAGGTTTTATCAAGGCTTTCCTTTGTGTTTGCTATCTTTAAAGACCATGATAAAGAAAGTGATTGTTTGATACCCATTTCCAAATATGAATTTGAATATGTAGACCAGAAAATCAGTTCTCTATTGAAGTATCCTGGCAAAACTAATGAGCTATTCACTAAGATGATGATAAATGTGGCTTTGCTATCCAGTGATTTTGATTACCGAGATCAAATTAGATTGCTCGATCCCGTTGCAGGTAGGGGAACGACTCTTTTTGAAGCTGTAGTTTATAATTTTGAGCCTATGGGAATAGAAATCGACTCGAAATCAACACATGCCTGTGAAGTGTTTTTTAAGAAGTTTTTAGAGGAGGAAAAGTATAAACATCAGTCTAATAGCAGAAGGATTTACGGTAAAAATAAATCCGAAGCTATTATGGTTCGTGAGTTTGAGTATGCAAAGAGTAAGCAAGAGTTTAAAGAGAAGTCCTCTAGACGAAAGTTGGGAATAGTAAATGGACGGTCTCAGGATGCAGCTAAATACTTTAAAAAAGAAAGCTTCCATGTTATTGTAGGTGACTTGCCTTATGGAATAGCTCATGGAAATGCTGTTGCTCAGAAATCAAACTCCATCACACGAAATCCATATCAATTATTAATCCAATGTTTACCTGGATGGAGTCAGATTCTTAAGCCAGGAGGAACCATTGTTTTGGCCTGGAATTCATTTGTAGTTTCTAAACATAAGCTTTCGGAAGTTTTTGTGGAGAATGGTTTTGAAGTGTTAAATGATGAACCCAATCTTCAGTTTGAACACATGGTGGATAAATCCATAAAGAGAGATATTATTATTGCTAAGAAACCAAGAGTTTCTACTTAG
- a CDS encoding TlpA disulfide reductase family protein: MRLKKHFLLVLTFVVIVFFGCHLDNNTKTYFYHIKGDLLNYQSDSIYLFKAGNYLGYTYERIGAKKIEDGQFRFDGEFNHAEMYFIGTNNQPTLPFYISTDKIFIEGDLDNPKELKIIDARMNVQLREFETRLSLAKNSQQELEMIDAFIQSEPNSPLNPYLILNYRYHIGNFEELNHLYNLMDLSLRFHPYSVKIKSQMKVLELVQQGRLAPEIISKDSAGIERRLSSLRGSYVLVKFWASWCELCKQEIPALVKLHQELSLKNAKFEILGVAAEFDKSRWLSAINEDNLPWINVSLVSGFEDNAFIDYGVKSIPASLLINPEGRIVARGLKGEELRDKLLEVLKN; this comes from the coding sequence ATGAGGCTTAAAAAACATTTTCTGCTAGTGCTTACTTTTGTGGTCATTGTTTTTTTTGGTTGTCATTTAGATAACAACACCAAGACCTATTTTTATCATATAAAAGGAGACCTTTTAAATTATCAGTCTGATAGTATTTATCTATTTAAGGCAGGGAATTACTTAGGATATACCTATGAAAGAATAGGGGCTAAAAAGATAGAAGATGGACAGTTTCGATTTGATGGTGAGTTTAATCATGCCGAAATGTATTTTATAGGGACGAATAATCAACCAACGCTGCCATTTTATATTAGTACAGATAAAATCTTCATTGAAGGAGACCTTGATAATCCCAAAGAGCTTAAAATTATTGATGCCAGGATGAATGTGCAGTTGCGAGAGTTTGAAACTAGATTGAGCCTAGCGAAAAATAGTCAACAAGAATTAGAAATGATTGATGCTTTTATACAAAGTGAACCTAACTCTCCTCTTAACCCATATTTGATTTTAAATTATCGTTACCACATAGGAAATTTTGAAGAACTAAATCATCTATATAATTTAATGGATTTGAGTTTGCGATTCCATCCATACTCTGTGAAGATAAAATCCCAAATGAAAGTGTTGGAATTGGTTCAGCAAGGTCGATTAGCTCCTGAAATCATTAGTAAAGATAGTGCTGGTATAGAGAGAAGGCTATCTTCTTTGAGAGGCTCTTATGTCTTGGTTAAATTTTGGGCTTCTTGGTGCGAATTATGTAAGCAAGAAATTCCTGCTTTAGTAAAATTACATCAAGAGTTGAGCTTGAAAAATGCAAAATTCGAAATTTTAGGTGTAGCAGCTGAGTTTGATAAGTCAAGATGGCTTTCTGCAATTAATGAAGATAATCTACCTTGGATAAATGTTTCATTGGTCTCGGGTTTTGAAGATAATGCTTTCATAGATTATGGTGTTAAAAGCATTCCAGCCTCTCTTTTAATTAACCCAGAAGGACGAATTGTCGCCAGAGGACTCAAAGGAGAAGAGCTTAGAGATAAATTACTTGAAGTTCTTAAGAACTAA
- a CDS encoding polyprenyl synthetase family protein produces the protein MLTIQDYQEIIKLKIAEQKFDHAPVELYEPITYTMSLGGKRLRPTLTIMTCDIFGGKIEESVNAALGLETFHNFTLLHDDIMDKAPIRRGEPTVYKKWDANRAILSGDTMMVLAYDYLLSSPKDLLFDLFTVFNKVGKEVCEGQQYDMNFETAEHVSIEEYLEMIKLKTAVLIGGSMHVGAIIARASADQCKLTYNFGENIGMAFQLQDDLLDAFGDTSVFGKQTGGDIRTNKKTYLYLKALELADEIDKKRLVELYTIQDEGNDEKVTEVLNLFNKYEISQLTRQLMEEFYSKAMLQLHAIHLPKDKEMVLVSVADNLMKRDS, from the coding sequence ATGTTGACAATTCAAGATTACCAAGAGATTATTAAACTAAAGATTGCTGAGCAGAAATTTGATCATGCTCCTGTCGAATTATACGAACCCATTACTTATACTATGAGTTTGGGAGGTAAGAGGTTGCGTCCTACTTTAACGATTATGACTTGCGATATTTTCGGTGGAAAAATAGAGGAGTCTGTTAATGCGGCTTTAGGTTTGGAGACGTTTCATAATTTCACTTTATTGCATGATGATATTATGGACAAGGCCCCAATAAGACGAGGAGAGCCTACCGTATACAAAAAATGGGACGCTAATCGGGCTATTTTGAGTGGTGATACCATGATGGTGCTAGCATATGATTATTTGCTTAGCTCTCCCAAGGATTTGTTGTTTGACCTTTTTACAGTGTTTAATAAGGTTGGAAAAGAGGTATGTGAAGGCCAGCAATACGATATGAATTTTGAGACAGCCGAGCATGTAAGTATTGAAGAATATCTGGAGATGATTAAGTTAAAGACCGCTGTTCTGATTGGTGGAAGTATGCATGTCGGAGCGATTATTGCTCGCGCCAGTGCTGATCAATGTAAGTTGACCTATAATTTTGGTGAAAATATTGGTATGGCTTTTCAGTTGCAAGATGATTTGTTGGATGCTTTTGGTGATACTTCTGTTTTTGGAAAGCAAACTGGTGGTGATATTAGAACCAATAAGAAAACCTATCTTTATTTAAAAGCTTTGGAACTGGCTGATGAAATTGATAAAAAAAGGTTAGTGGAGTTGTATACGATACAGGATGAGGGTAATGATGAAAAAGTGACAGAGGTATTAAACCTTTTTAATAAATATGAAATCAGCCAATTAACACGTCAATTAATGGAGGAGTTCTATTCTAAAGCCATGTTGCAACTCCATGCTATCCATCTTCCAAAAGATAAAGAAATGGTTCTTGTTTCTGTGGCAGATAACTTAATGAAAAGAGACAGTTAG